The following are encoded in a window of candidate division WOR-3 bacterium genomic DNA:
- the metK gene encoding methionine adenosyltransferase, translating to MGKLFTSESVTKGHPDKICDQVSDAILDAVLKDDRKGRVAIEALTTRGLVMVAGELTTTTYVEIPEVVREVIKKAGYVRPEYGFDYQSVAVITSIQEQSPDIAMGVDVGGAGDQGLMFGYATDETPELMPMPIVLAHKLVRRLTEVRENGILPYLRPDGKSQVTVEYDNTGKPVKVNTVVLSAQHDEEVKIERLREDLRELVINHVIPEELRDREMKCYINPTGRFVQGGPVADTGVTGRKIMVDTYGGFARHGGGCFSGKDPTKVDRSAAYMARYIAKNIVKAGIAKRVEIQLAYAIGVAEPVAIYVDTFGTSKYPEEQIVKAIKKVFDLTPRGIIDRLDLLRPIYYRTAVYGHFGREEEGFTWELTDSVKDLLEALNG from the coding sequence ATGGGAAAACTGTTCACATCTGAGTCAGTAACAAAGGGACATCCTGATAAGATTTGTGACCAGGTTTCTGATGCTATTCTTGACGCCGTTTTGAAAGATGATAGAAAGGGAAGGGTAGCCATTGAAGCCCTCACCACTCGGGGGCTTGTAATGGTCGCGGGTGAGCTTACCACCACTACCTATGTTGAAATTCCCGAAGTAGTGAGGGAGGTTATTAAAAAGGCTGGATACGTAAGACCTGAATATGGATTTGATTATCAATCTGTTGCAGTAATTACCTCGATTCAGGAGCAGTCACCTGACATTGCAATGGGTGTTGATGTGGGGGGTGCTGGCGATCAGGGTTTAATGTTTGGTTATGCCACCGATGAAACCCCTGAACTTATGCCAATGCCCATCGTGCTTGCCCACAAGCTCGTTAGGAGATTGACAGAGGTAAGGGAGAATGGCATTCTACCTTATTTAAGGCCCGATGGAAAGTCCCAGGTTACTGTAGAATATGATAATACAGGTAAGCCCGTTAAAGTTAACACAGTGGTCCTTTCGGCCCAACATGATGAGGAGGTCAAAATAGAGAGACTTCGTGAAGATTTAAGAGAGCTTGTGATTAATCATGTTATACCTGAGGAATTGAGGGACAGAGAAATGAAATGTTATATCAATCCGACGGGTAGATTCGTTCAAGGTGGCCCTGTTGCCGACACGGGTGTTACGGGAAGGAAGATAATGGTTGACACGTATGGTGGTTTTGCGAGACACGGAGGAGGTTGTTTTTCTGGTAAGGATCCAACAAAGGTTGATAGATCTGCGGCCTATATGGCAAGGTATATTGCTAAGAACATTGTGAAGGCGGGGATTGCAAAAAGGGTGGAAATTCAACTTGCTTATGCGATTGGTGTAGCAGAGCCTGTAGCTATTTACGTTGATACCTTTGGGACTTCAAAATATCCAGAGGAACAGATAGTGAAAGCCATAAAAAAGGTCTTTGACCTTACGCCTCGCGGAATTATAGATAGACTCGACCTTCTGAGACCCATATATTACAGAACTGCGGTTTATGGGCATTTTGGAAGGGAAGAAGAAGGTTTCACATGGGAGTTAACCGACTCTGTTAAAGACCTTTTAGAGGCTCTTAATGGCTGA
- the lspA gene encoding signal peptidase II, giving the protein MKKVLLIFALLFSLDRITKYLVVKFLPLGSEIRLIGEFVKITHVRNPHSLWSISLGRNFPYIILGVVAIVFLIALILDSIKSKNILNANLFAVILAGVAGNIADRVHFREVIDFIDIGLSPTLRWPVFNVADSCISIGLAIYFIMVLKEYFAKRSQK; this is encoded by the coding sequence ATGAAAAAGGTACTTCTCATCTTTGCCTTGCTCTTTTCCTTAGACAGGATTACCAAATATCTTGTAGTAAAGTTTCTACCCCTTGGCTCGGAAATAAGATTGATTGGAGAGTTTGTTAAAATCACCCATGTACGTAATCCACATTCCCTATGGAGTATCTCCCTTGGACGAAATTTTCCTTACATAATCCTTGGCGTTGTTGCCATTGTTTTTCTCATTGCTTTGATTCTTGATTCTATTAAATCTAAAAATATTTTAAATGCAAACCTTTTTGCAGTTATTCTGGCGGGAGTCGCTGGCAATATTGCAGACAGAGTACATTTTAGAGAGGTTATAGACTTTATCGATATCGGCCTTTCACCCACTCTAAGGTGGCCTGTGTTTAATGTTGCCGACTCCTGCATCTCGATAGGACTTGCAATTTACTTTATAATGGTACTTAAGGAATATTTTGCCAAAAGGAGTCAAAAATGA
- the ahcY gene encoding adenosylhomocysteinase, giving the protein MADFRIRDIGLADSGFKKIEWASTRMPVLRQLAKEHKGTKPLQGVKISACLHVTSETANLVIALKELGAEVYLAPSNPLSTQDDVAASLVRDFGIGVFAIHGESKESYYENLEIIASKSPRIIMDDGADLTKLVHEKGLWDSVVGGTEETTTGVIRIKAMEKAGVLRFPVFAVNESQTKHLFDNRYGTGQSTIDGILRATNILLSSTTMVVAGYGWCGRGIAMRARGMGARVIVTEVDPIKALEAFEDGFLVMPMEEAVKVADIVVTATGCKDVVTSKHFEVIKEGCILANAGHFDVEVDVKYLYENAIKIEKIRENLEKITLKNGKVLYLLAQGRLVNLAAAEGHPADVMDLSFSNQLLAVLYLLENKDNLEAKVYTLPPELDRKVAEYKLKTLGVSIDKLSEEQRAYLNSWQEGT; this is encoded by the coding sequence ATGGCTGATTTTAGGATCAGAGACATCGGATTAGCCGATTCTGGATTCAAAAAAATCGAATGGGCCTCCACACGCATGCCTGTTTTGAGACAATTAGCAAAGGAGCATAAGGGCACTAAACCTCTTCAAGGTGTTAAAATTTCAGCTTGTTTACATGTAACTTCAGAAACGGCAAATCTTGTTATTGCTTTAAAGGAACTGGGGGCTGAGGTCTATCTTGCGCCCTCGAACCCCCTTTCTACACAGGATGATGTAGCCGCATCCTTAGTTAGGGATTTTGGGATTGGTGTCTTTGCGATTCATGGAGAAAGTAAGGAAAGTTATTACGAAAATTTAGAGATAATAGCGTCGAAATCCCCCAGGATAATAATGGATGACGGTGCGGATTTAACAAAGTTAGTACATGAGAAAGGACTATGGGATAGTGTTGTAGGGGGAACGGAAGAAACCACTACAGGCGTAATCCGCATTAAGGCTATGGAAAAGGCTGGGGTTTTGCGATTTCCTGTCTTTGCTGTGAATGAGTCCCAGACAAAGCATCTCTTTGATAACCGATACGGCACGGGGCAATCTACTATAGATGGTATATTAAGGGCGACCAACATCTTACTTTCCAGTACCACGATGGTTGTGGCAGGTTACGGTTGGTGTGGCAGAGGCATCGCTATGAGGGCAAGGGGTATGGGTGCGAGGGTGATCGTGACAGAAGTTGACCCCATCAAGGCCCTTGAGGCTTTTGAGGACGGTTTTCTTGTCATGCCAATGGAAGAGGCTGTTAAAGTTGCGGATATTGTTGTAACTGCAACAGGTTGCAAGGATGTGGTAACTTCTAAACACTTTGAGGTTATCAAAGAGGGATGCATATTAGCCAATGCGGGCCATTTTGATGTTGAAGTAGATGTAAAATACCTTTACGAAAACGCCATAAAAATTGAGAAAATTCGAGAAAACCTTGAAAAGATTACACTTAAAAATGGCAAGGTTTTATACCTCTTGGCTCAGGGCAGATTGGTGAACTTAGCAGCTGCAGAGGGACACCCTGCAGATGTGATGGATCTGTCTTTTTCTAATCAACTTCTTGCAGTTTTGTATCTACTTGAAAATAAGGATAATTTGGAAGCTAAAGTTTACACACTTCCTCCGGAACTGGATAGAAAAGTGGCAGAGTATAAATTGAAAACCCTTGGCGTTTCAATAGATAAGCTTAGTGAAGAGCAAAGGGCATATTTAAATTCTTGGCAGGAGGGTACATAG
- a CDS encoding DUF6754 domain-containing protein — protein MKLAILLFLWQASPVNMKAYDTPNDAGGSITITWELDSSWVVSRIEIYRTQDLNAPDTLIETLFKPETQFQDIGVMDKKPYYYRVLIYHGDTLVAEGRTTEPAISTQQWFNSKRLSVLIIILIYTAFLLYFIMRARVDKNLFIRKIAGLEAIDEAVGRSTEMGRPILYIMGLGYISDIPTVASLAILKRVAYKAAEYEADVIVPCYDPIVMVAAQETVKEGYIEAGRPDLYKESNIYFLTSDQFGYAAGVDGIMMRQRPGAVFLQGYFYAESLILAETGHSIGAIQISGTTAVTQLPFFIASTDYTLIGEEMYAASAYLSRDALSLGTIKGEDYIKMVLVIIILIGSLMETFGIGNHMLINFFNIF, from the coding sequence ATGAAGCTCGCTATCCTCTTATTTTTGTGGCAAGCTTCCCCCGTTAATATGAAAGCCTACGATACACCAAACGATGCAGGGGGAAGCATTACAATAACCTGGGAACTTGATAGTTCTTGGGTGGTTAGCCGAATAGAAATCTACAGGACTCAGGATCTCAATGCACCTGATACATTGATTGAAACTCTGTTTAAGCCGGAAACCCAGTTTCAAGATATAGGTGTTATGGATAAAAAACCCTACTATTACAGAGTTCTGATTTACCATGGAGATACCTTGGTGGCTGAAGGTAGAACCACTGAACCCGCAATAAGTACTCAGCAGTGGTTCAACTCCAAAAGGTTATCGGTATTGATTATCATTTTGATTTATACTGCCTTCCTCCTCTATTTCATTATGAGGGCAAGAGTAGATAAGAATCTCTTTATCAGGAAGATTGCGGGTCTTGAGGCTATCGACGAGGCCGTTGGGCGCTCCACGGAAATGGGAAGACCAATACTTTATATAATGGGGTTGGGTTATATCAGTGACATTCCAACTGTAGCCTCTCTTGCTATTTTGAAGAGGGTTGCCTATAAGGCTGCGGAGTATGAGGCAGATGTAATTGTACCGTGCTATGATCCAATTGTAATGGTTGCAGCCCAAGAAACGGTAAAAGAGGGTTATATTGAGGCTGGCAGGCCCGATTTGTATAAAGAATCCAATATTTACTTCCTTACTTCAGACCAGTTTGGCTATGCGGCTGGAGTTGATGGTATTATGATGAGGCAGAGGCCTGGTGCAGTATTTCTCCAAGGTTACTTTTACGCCGAATCTCTGATCCTGGCAGAAACCGGACATTCCATTGGTGCTATCCAGATATCTGGAACCACAGCGGTCACGCAGCTACCTTTCTTTATCGCTTCCACTGATTACACTTTAATTGGAGAGGAAATGTATGCGGCCAGTGCCTACCTTTCGAGGGATGCCCTTTCACTCGGTACCATAAAGGGTGAAGACTACATTAAAATGGTACTTGTGATAATTATTCTCATTGGTTCACTTATGGAAACTTTTGGTATAGGTAATCATATGCTTATTAACTTCTTTAACATTTTTTAG
- a CDS encoding AIR synthase-related protein, which produces MPLKPGKIPPELLKECLRKLEVTSEDILVGPKYGVDGAIVKIKSPVIAFTSDPITFTSKDSVYYLMACNINDLISLGAKPLYLGVNLLFHEGISEEEVLNTFEKLGFYSKKFNTPVITGHTEVTPGLKSTVLSGFMVGQVIREVSPEKVKVGDAIVQIKGVAIEGTSIISREKQEELVRVFGEPFVKRCQEFLYDPGICLFDVGLKVIENYEIHNLHDPTEGGMITALYESILASGLGAIIDGDRIIIYEETKAISTYYRIDPLGLIASGSLIAFTGRREAERLCGDLQKEGIPAEIIGEIKEKSVGILIKRGGALMELVPYERDQILEVL; this is translated from the coding sequence ATGCCGTTGAAACCGGGTAAAATACCTCCTGAGCTACTGAAGGAATGCTTACGAAAATTAGAGGTAACTTCTGAGGATATTCTCGTAGGTCCCAAGTACGGCGTTGATGGGGCAATAGTTAAGATTAAATCTCCTGTTATCGCCTTTACTTCAGACCCAATCACTTTTACCTCCAAGGATAGCGTATATTATCTTATGGCTTGTAACATTAATGACCTTATTTCTTTGGGCGCTAAACCCTTATACCTCGGTGTAAATTTGCTGTTCCATGAAGGTATCTCAGAGGAGGAAGTTTTGAACACCTTTGAGAAACTGGGGTTTTATTCGAAAAAATTCAATACTCCTGTAATAACAGGACATACAGAGGTGACACCTGGCCTTAAGAGCACGGTACTATCAGGGTTTATGGTCGGTCAAGTTATAAGGGAAGTCTCTCCTGAAAAGGTAAAAGTAGGTGATGCAATAGTTCAAATCAAAGGCGTTGCCATTGAGGGGACGAGTATTATATCCCGGGAGAAGCAGGAAGAACTTGTGAGAGTTTTTGGAGAACCCTTTGTGAAAAGGTGCCAGGAATTCCTTTACGACCCGGGTATATGTCTTTTTGATGTAGGGCTTAAGGTAATTGAAAATTACGAAATTCACAATCTCCACGACCCCACGGAAGGTGGAATGATAACGGCGCTATATGAGTCGATACTTGCTTCGGGGCTTGGGGCAATTATTGATGGTGACAGAATAATAATTTACGAAGAAACTAAAGCTATCTCTACATATTATCGTATCGATCCTCTTGGACTTATAGCCTCGGGTTCACTGATTGCCTTTACTGGAAGGAGAGAAGCAGAACGCCTTTGCGGAGATTTGCAAAAAGAGGGGATACCTGCTGAAATAATAGGCGAAATTAAAGAGAAAAGCGTGGGTATTTTAATTAAAAGAGGCGGAGCCTTAATGGAATTAGTCCCTTACGAAAGGGACCAGATACTGGAGGTTTTGTAA